In the Cytophagia bacterium CHB2 genome, CAGCCAACCGACTTGATTGAGTGAATGCTCCGGCACCAAGGTCAACGGGCACAACGGGTCGGTGGCTTCCAGCAGATATTCCCGCGCGCCCGCTTTCACATAGGTTAGAACATGATTGAATTGCGTCAGCAAGGGATAAATTTGAAGAACGCGGCCGTGCTGGCGCGTGCTGATCAGCACCGGACACGCCTCCAATCCGGCGAACCGCAGCATGCTGGTGAGCATGAGGCCGATCTCCGGGCCGCCGCCGCGGCGAGCTTGCAAGGCTTTGTCCAAATCGACATCGACATAAATGCCGAATTTCTCATCCCACGTCATGGTCGTGCGCACGTAATCATAAATCGCGCGTAATTTGTCTTCCGGCGAGGTTAAACCGGCGACAAGCGTTTCTGCCTGCTGGCGTAAAACTTTGTGGCGATCGAGTTGCTTGCCAAAGTGATCGGAATCGACCAAATCTTCCGCCAATTTTTCCCAGGTATTCATGACGTCTTGCGGCACCGAACCCGGCCACATAATTTTGGTGAGTTGAAAATCAATTTTGGCGAGATGATCGCTGGGAGGCGTCATGTACGGCTCCCGGCGCAGTGCGGGCATATCGCGCATGGCCCAGCGATGATGGGACATCTTCAGATTGTAAATGCCGGCGGTTTGCGCATAGGGCATCAGCGGCGGCCAGTCGCGCATTTCCGCTTCATTGATTTCCAGTTTGCTCATGCCTTGCCAGACCATCGCATAACCGAGCATGCTCGGAATTTCCGCGCGGTATTCACTCCAGCGCGTCGGCTCACTCGTTTGAAATTCCCAATCCGGGAGATAGGTATAATAGCCTTCCTTGATCTTCAGCTTATAACGATACTCTATGACACAACCCGGCGCCAACGCTGGCAGCGTGGCGCGCACGCGACGATATTCGCCGTCAACATCTTCATCGAAAATGGCTTTTTTATCAAGCTTGTCACGGCGAACCGCGCCTCCCGGCCCGCGCGTGAAGGTATACCCTTCGATCTCCGCTACGCGCTGAATGCGATTTTTCGCATAGTATGTCACAACGAAGCTGCCCCAGTCATAACCCGCTTCT is a window encoding:
- a CDS encoding DUF3857 domain-containing protein, whose protein sequence is MLTASILQYEACRRMRRTWWKLSVVLLLLQLPLQAQEKPPKWGEVPPADLDMKSFPADTNAAAVVLSDIGRAYFNEEFGIEFERHRRVKILSEAGYDWGSFVVTYYAKNRIQRVAEIEGYTFTRGPGGAVRRDKLDKKAIFDEDVDGEYRRVRATLPALAPGCVIEYRYKLKIKEGYYTYLPDWEFQTSEPTRWSEYRAEIPSMLGYAMVWQGMSKLEINEAEMRDWPPLMPYAQTAGIYNLKMSHHRWAMRDMPALRREPYMTPPSDHLAKIDFQLTKIMWPGSVPQDVMNTWEKLAEDLVDSDHFGKQLDRHKVLRQQAETLVAGLTSPEDKLRAIYDYVRTTMTWDEKFGIYVDVDLDKALQARRGGGPEIGLMLTSMLRFAGLEACPVLISTRQHGRVLQIYPLLTQFNHVLTYVKAGAREYLLEATDPLCPLTLVPEHSLNQVGWLVDKKNPRWIGIANPGALSNNTVVVAKLTSEGAITGHFESSDEGYSGLFDRHTLLNKKKKEDDYVRDGWLSDMTGAQLDSFKISNQDSIYVPLLTRAHFSSNDHAQVMGDKIYFNPMLFGRREENPFKSPERFFPVDFAYGHKYIFTLNLTLPEGYDVQEVPKYSAATLPNGGGQFKRQVQVDGNRLQMISQMIISKPRFEPAEYRSLRDFYDRIVTAHADQVVLTRSKNVVTQ